A single window of Polyangiaceae bacterium DNA harbors:
- a CDS encoding transposase has product MDGPRLGKGECAVVVDGFNVYAGDSIDGRDRRRIERMCRYLARPPIAMDRLTEMDDGELRYELKKAWRDGTRFVTLGPYELIARICAMVPPPRFHMVRFHGVLAPNSRLRERVVASARPYVPPNVERPTPLQLPLFGKLFEQPDAEVSHMRRKPWAWLLRHVFAIDVNVCPKCSGRMKWREVALTADAIREGLARAGFARGPPKRKSAPLGQISLPFAKMRRA; this is encoded by the coding sequence GTGGATGGTCCGCGCTTGGGCAAAGGAGAATGTGCGGTCGTCGTCGACGGATTCAACGTCTATGCAGGCGACAGCATCGACGGTCGGGATCGTCGGCGAATCGAGCGGATGTGTCGGTATTTGGCGAGGCCGCCGATAGCGATGGATCGATTGACGGAAATGGATGACGGGGAATTGCGTTATGAGTTGAAGAAAGCGTGGCGAGATGGCACGCGCTTCGTGACGCTGGGTCCGTATGAGTTGATTGCGCGAATATGCGCGATGGTGCCTCCTCCACGATTTCACATGGTCCGATTCCATGGCGTATTGGCACCGAATTCGAGATTGCGTGAACGAGTCGTGGCATCGGCGCGGCCGTACGTGCCACCGAATGTCGAGCGACCAACGCCATTGCAATTGCCGTTGTTTGGAAAGCTCTTCGAGCAGCCGGATGCCGAAGTCAGTCACATGCGTCGAAAACCTTGGGCGTGGTTGCTTCGGCATGTGTTCGCTATCGACGTGAATGTATGTCCGAAATGCAGTGGGCGAATGAAATGGCGTGAGGTTGCATTGACGGCCGACGCCATACGCGAAGGTTTGGCAAGGGCGGGTTTCGCACGTGGGCCGCCGAAGCGGAAGAGTGCGCCGCTCGGGCAGATCTCGCTCCCGTTTGCGAAGATGCGTCGGGCGTGA
- a CDS encoding helix-turn-helix transcriptional regulator: MRIRKLRMEQGMSLRDFGKHAGVHPFHVMAIELGQLATTTKTLRAIAKALGVAPVDLLNHDTENDDIGHLVELMRKQPDCVRKIMLKVKPRVEN, translated from the coding sequence ATGAGGATCCGCAAATTGCGCATGGAGCAAGGAATGTCGCTTCGCGATTTCGGAAAGCATGCGGGTGTGCACCCGTTCCACGTCATGGCCATCGAGCTTGGGCAATTGGCAACAACCACCAAAACGCTTCGCGCCATCGCAAAGGCGCTCGGCGTCGCTCCGGTCGACCTATTGAATCACGACACCGAAAACGACGATATCGGACACCTCGTCGAGTTGATGCGCAAGCAGCCTGATTGCGTGCGGAAAATCATGCTCAAGGTGAAACCGCGCGTGGAAAACTGA
- a CDS encoding RMD1 family protein, producing MGTVYSVEAYSYASRFNLREVATWLPQDRPIRWSKTQFAVELNHDKLLYAFDFGALVFINMPDAQREPIARVFDEKLTHEPHPPLRESFLVEVRPGAPVEVGFDRVVVPEITASTLDVIATVLAQSAAIDYYDEDVQDILDRIGDVAREVARKGQTPGKTRDFVKFVGAAIASQVEMIAAISLLDKPDLTWENEVADKLHDKLRSNLEITERYKALEIKLSTIRDSLQTLIEFSQTRRMLFLEASIVALIVFEIILSFIKL from the coding sequence ATGGGTACCGTATATTCCGTCGAAGCATATTCCTACGCGTCGCGCTTCAATTTGCGCGAGGTCGCGACGTGGCTCCCGCAAGACCGCCCCATACGCTGGTCCAAGACGCAGTTCGCCGTCGAGCTCAACCACGACAAACTCCTCTACGCGTTCGATTTCGGCGCGCTCGTGTTCATCAACATGCCCGATGCGCAACGCGAGCCCATCGCCCGCGTGTTCGACGAGAAGCTCACGCACGAGCCGCACCCGCCGCTGCGTGAAAGTTTCCTCGTGGAGGTTCGTCCTGGTGCACCGGTCGAGGTCGGTTTCGATCGCGTCGTCGTGCCCGAAATCACCGCGAGCACGCTCGATGTCATCGCCACCGTCCTCGCGCAATCAGCCGCCATCGACTACTACGACGAAGACGTGCAAGACATCCTCGATCGCATTGGTGATGTTGCACGCGAGGTTGCGCGCAAGGGACAGACTCCCGGAAAAACGCGTGACTTCGTCAAGTTCGTCGGAGCGGCCATCGCGTCGCAGGTCGAAATGATTGCTGCCATTTCGCTGCTCGACAAACCCGATCTCACGTGGGAAAACGAGGTCGCGGACAAGCTCCACGACAAACTTCGATCCAATTTGGAAATTACCGAACGTTACAAAGCGCTCGAAATCAAGCTTTCGACGATTCGGGATTCGCTTCAAACGCTCATTGAATTCAGCCAAACGCGCCGGATGCTATTTCTCGAAGCGTCCATCGTCGCGCTCATCGTGTTCGAAATCATTCTCAGCTTCATCAAATTGTAA
- a CDS encoding dienelactone hydrolase family protein: MKLHRFASLLGVGLFVLGGCGASPAPAKSEPASPDKPATIAEGMQGGLSEEAFKALHDLKTDAPPKLHGEHITIDGTRAYLSLPEGKKPAATGIVVIHEWWGLNDNIRHFSDRLAQDGYAALAVDLYGGVEAKTRDEAMAAMKAVDEKKALATLLSAHDFLEKDPRVMATKTGSIGWCFGGAWSLRLAMNEPDLDAAVIYYGHLVTDPEQLKPIKAELLGIFGNRDKAITPEDVNAFEAALGKAGVKNTIFRYDAEHAFANPSNPNYDQKSAADAWTHVQEFFGRTLAGK; encoded by the coding sequence ATGAAGCTCCACCGGTTCGCGTCTTTGCTCGGCGTCGGCTTGTTTGTCCTCGGCGGGTGTGGTGCATCGCCTGCGCCCGCGAAGAGCGAACCCGCATCGCCGGACAAACCAGCAACCATTGCCGAAGGCATGCAAGGCGGGCTTTCGGAAGAAGCGTTCAAGGCTTTGCACGACCTCAAGACGGATGCGCCCCCAAAGCTCCATGGCGAGCATATCACCATTGATGGAACGCGCGCCTACTTGAGCTTGCCCGAGGGCAAAAAGCCGGCGGCGACAGGCATTGTCGTCATTCATGAATGGTGGGGCCTCAACGACAACATTCGGCACTTCAGCGATAGGCTCGCCCAGGACGGTTACGCCGCGCTCGCCGTCGACCTCTATGGCGGCGTGGAAGCGAAAACGCGTGACGAAGCAATGGCCGCCATGAAAGCCGTGGACGAAAAGAAAGCCCTCGCCACGCTGCTTTCCGCACATGATTTCCTCGAAAAAGACCCGCGCGTCATGGCAACCAAGACCGGTTCGATTGGCTGGTGCTTCGGCGGCGCCTGGTCTTTGCGCCTCGCCATGAACGAACCCGACCTCGATGCCGCGGTCATTTATTACGGCCACTTGGTGACCGACCCCGAACAATTAAAACCCATCAAGGCAGAATTGCTCGGAATTTTTGGCAATCGCGACAAAGCCATCACTCCGGAAGACGTGAATGCCTTCGAAGCTGCTTTGGGGAAAGCCGGCGTCAAAAATACGATTTTTCGATATGACGCCGAGCATGCATTCGCCAATCCATCGAATCCAAACTACGACCAAAAGAGCGCTGCCGATGCGTGGACCCACGTGCAAGAATTCTTTGGACGAACGCTCGCCGGCAAGTAA
- a CDS encoding cytochrome P450, which translates to MKTIDDLPLLSGRTFLGHAAEFRRAPTDIFVRAQREVGDMGTFQLFNFTCVMIFSPELIHEALVEKQKHLNKSLALKIMFYPMAGRGLFTSDGDPWRRHRRLIAPLFHPNAIRSYAAMMNDVITRCLDQWKDGDVIDAGREMTRITMGVAAKTLFDANTLDESDDISDAIEAMFNYITDQTGSVSVTSRAVLSGMLLDLNNLPPGVARARDQAVEALHQPIPVPTRERLRLFRAIRLLDDRIQRMTDERRNSGITRDDLLSRLLAARDEDDGTFMSDRQVRDEAMTLFVAGHETTATSTTWSLYFLSRHPDVYRRWKEEVAGLSGEPLSPDNTTKLPWTRGVFREALRLYPPAFAIDRITMEEMQVGGYSLPARTPFVVPIHAIHRNESLWPDPERFDPSRFTPELEAKRPRAAYMPFGIGPRVCIGATFAELEALLLLGQIAQRFEFDPVDTAPIGPDLRTALRPEKPILLRVRKVK; encoded by the coding sequence ATGAAAACGATTGACGACCTTCCGCTTTTGTCCGGACGCACCTTTTTGGGTCATGCCGCCGAATTTCGGCGCGCGCCAACGGACATCTTCGTTCGTGCTCAGCGCGAAGTTGGCGACATGGGCACATTTCAACTGTTCAATTTTACTTGCGTCATGATTTTCAGCCCAGAATTGATTCACGAGGCGCTCGTGGAAAAACAAAAGCACCTCAACAAAAGCCTGGCACTCAAAATCATGTTTTACCCCATGGCTGGCCGGGGGCTATTCACGAGCGACGGGGATCCGTGGCGAAGGCACCGCAGACTCATCGCGCCGCTTTTTCATCCAAACGCCATTCGCAGTTATGCCGCCATGATGAACGACGTCATCACGCGGTGCCTCGACCAATGGAAAGACGGGGACGTCATCGATGCGGGGCGCGAAATGACGCGCATCACGATGGGCGTGGCAGCAAAGACGCTTTTCGATGCCAATACGCTCGATGAATCCGATGACATCAGCGACGCCATCGAGGCGATGTTCAATTACATCACGGACCAGACGGGCAGCGTATCGGTCACCTCGCGGGCCGTTTTGTCCGGCATGCTGCTCGATTTGAACAATCTCCCGCCGGGTGTTGCAAGAGCGCGTGATCAAGCGGTCGAAGCATTGCATCAGCCGATTCCCGTGCCCACCCGAGAACGCCTGCGACTTTTCCGAGCCATTCGACTCTTGGACGATCGGATCCAGCGCATGACGGACGAACGACGCAATTCAGGGATAACGCGCGACGACCTGCTTTCGCGATTGCTCGCGGCGCGCGACGAAGACGACGGCACGTTCATGTCCGATCGCCAAGTGCGCGACGAAGCCATGACGCTTTTCGTCGCCGGACACGAAACCACAGCCACGTCGACCACTTGGTCGTTGTATTTTCTTTCGCGCCATCCCGACGTTTATCGTCGCTGGAAAGAAGAGGTCGCAGGGCTTTCAGGAGAGCCGCTATCCCCCGACAACACGACGAAGCTCCCGTGGACGCGCGGCGTTTTTCGGGAAGCACTTCGCTTGTACCCACCCGCATTTGCCATCGATCGTATCACCATGGAGGAAATGCAAGTCGGCGGATATTCGTTGCCGGCGCGAACGCCCTTCGTCGTTCCAATTCACGCCATTCATCGCAACGAATCGCTCTGGCCCGATCCGGAGCGTTTCGATCCCAGTCGTTTCACGCCCGAGCTCGAAGCGAAGCGCCCGCGTGCAGCCTATATGCCTTTCGGCATTGGTCCGCGCGTCTGCATTGGTGCCACGTTCGCCGAGCTCGAGGCATTGCTGCTGCTTGGTCAAATCGCGCAGCGATTCGAATTCGACCCTGTGGACACGGCTCCCATCGGCCCCGACCTTCGTACGGCGCTTCGTCCGGAAAAACCCATTCTGCTGCGAGTACGAAAAGTCAAATAA
- a CDS encoding serine/threonine protein kinase — protein sequence MTRTAVPARSSPVPDMQPKPADKSSQGDNAAQERAKAMIGQVISDRYRIRELIAMGGMGAVYRGDHLLLKKRIAIKLLHPETENLPELVKRFEREAIAGAHIQHPNVATATDFGKLPDGSYFLILEYVKGITLHEVLEKGPLSPRRAANFAKQIASALHAIHTKGIYHRDIKPRNIMVSEGRPETVKIIDLGLAKLKVGDFNDEAPAKDDRGSMSDEDDATALTVAGTIFGTLAYLAPEAAEGMDAVDGRSDLYALGLIMYEMLCGKRPFVAINPVELFMQHRIAPVPPMSTRSPGLVIPPVFEAIPRKLLEKRPENRFQNGQEVCDAIDEALATLGVDEGDEVVNSERPSGVDQRDSTPTPPTVMQKSTTLSGATTPSQKTPLPSQKTPPLSQKAPPLSQKTLPSHRAPAAPAKEAPSTITTPAAVHEQTDAEPAVPQKKRSSLEKNVITVVAGVLLGCAVVLGVKFYQKNFAAASGKPMPTTTQAAPQANKPAPAPTPPPEVTTAALPILPPSASVAQSAAAPPEPAPSAAPPTATLSDAEIATLKSKYQIAWRGRDWRGAAREAITLAKGAPQAFDEVDLAQRTERLAIILSKENAETELLEMLANDLGSKGIDILYALVEGQGRAPVAVAAMKLLQDEKIRSKGTPAMQIAFALRIGACDEKLKLLPRAAKEGDSRTRQVLETLGRDCFPRSADLEKTIFDLRVRFPKRFSYD from the coding sequence TTGACGCGCACTGCCGTTCCGGCACGATCGAGCCCAGTTCCCGACATGCAACCGAAGCCCGCAGACAAGAGTTCGCAAGGGGATAACGCGGCACAAGAGCGTGCAAAAGCGATGATCGGTCAAGTGATCTCCGACCGGTATCGCATTCGCGAGCTCATCGCCATGGGTGGTATGGGCGCCGTTTACCGCGGCGATCACCTCCTGCTGAAAAAGCGCATCGCCATCAAGCTCCTTCACCCGGAGACCGAGAACCTCCCCGAGCTCGTCAAACGCTTCGAACGTGAAGCGATCGCCGGCGCGCACATTCAGCACCCGAACGTCGCAACCGCCACCGACTTCGGCAAACTTCCGGACGGCAGCTACTTCCTCATCCTCGAGTACGTCAAGGGAATCACGCTGCACGAAGTGCTCGAGAAAGGCCCGCTTTCGCCTCGACGCGCCGCGAACTTCGCCAAGCAAATCGCGTCGGCGCTGCACGCCATCCACACCAAAGGCATCTACCACCGCGACATCAAGCCGCGGAACATCATGGTCAGCGAAGGACGGCCCGAGACCGTCAAGATCATCGACCTCGGCCTCGCCAAACTCAAGGTGGGAGATTTCAACGACGAGGCGCCTGCCAAAGACGACCGTGGATCGATGTCCGACGAGGACGATGCGACGGCGTTGACAGTGGCCGGGACGATTTTCGGCACGCTCGCGTATCTTGCGCCCGAGGCGGCCGAGGGAATGGACGCCGTGGACGGCCGCAGCGATTTGTACGCGCTCGGCCTCATCATGTACGAAATGCTCTGCGGCAAACGCCCCTTCGTGGCCATCAATCCCGTCGAGCTGTTCATGCAGCACCGCATTGCTCCGGTGCCGCCCATGTCGACGCGGTCCCCAGGGCTCGTGATTCCGCCCGTATTCGAGGCGATTCCCCGAAAATTGCTCGAAAAACGCCCCGAAAACCGATTTCAGAATGGGCAAGAAGTGTGCGATGCCATCGACGAGGCATTGGCAACGCTCGGCGTGGACGAGGGCGATGAAGTCGTCAACAGCGAACGCCCGAGCGGCGTGGATCAACGCGACAGCACGCCGACACCGCCCACGGTGATGCAAAAATCGACGACGTTGTCGGGCGCGACGACACCGTCGCAAAAAACGCCCCTACCCTCGCAAAAAACGCCTCCCCTTTCGCAAAAAGCGCCTCCCCTTTCGCAAAAAACGCTTCCGTCGCACCGAGCACCCGCGGCCCCCGCGAAAGAAGCGCCGTCGACGATTACGACGCCTGCGGCCGTTCACGAGCAAACGGATGCCGAGCCGGCCGTGCCCCAAAAGAAGCGCAGCTCGCTCGAAAAGAACGTCATCACCGTCGTCGCTGGCGTGCTGCTCGGTTGCGCCGTGGTGCTGGGTGTAAAGTTTTACCAGAAAAACTTTGCAGCCGCGAGTGGCAAACCAATGCCCACGACGACGCAGGCTGCGCCACAGGCGAACAAGCCGGCCCCAGCGCCGACTCCGCCCCCCGAGGTCACGACGGCTGCGCTGCCGATTTTGCCGCCGAGCGCCTCGGTTGCACAAAGTGCAGCCGCTCCTCCGGAACCAGCGCCGTCGGCCGCGCCTCCAACCGCGACGTTGTCCGATGCGGAAATTGCGACGCTAAAATCGAAATACCAGATTGCATGGCGCGGCCGAGATTGGCGCGGCGCCGCGCGCGAAGCCATTACGCTCGCCAAGGGCGCTCCGCAAGCATTCGACGAGGTCGACCTCGCGCAACGCACCGAGCGATTGGCCATCATTCTGTCGAAAGAAAATGCGGAGACCGAGCTGCTCGAGATGCTCGCCAATGACCTCGGCAGCAAAGGGATCGACATCTTGTATGCGCTCGTCGAAGGCCAGGGGCGCGCGCCCGTTGCGGTTGCTGCAATGAAGCTTTTGCAAGACGAAAAAATTCGTTCCAAAGGGACGCCGGCCATGCAGATTGCGTTTGCCCTGCGTATCGGCGCGTGCGACGAAAAGTTGAAATTGCTCCCGCGCGCCGCCAAAGAAGGCGATTCTCGCACGCGCCAGGTGCTCGAAACCCTGGGACGCGATTGCTTCCCGCGAAGCGCGGACCTCGAAAAAACGATTTTCGATCTGCGCGTCCGGTTCCCGAAACGATTTTCCTACGATTGA
- a CDS encoding phosphoribosylglycinamide formyltransferase, with protein sequence MPLDLGVLISGRGSNLQAILDAIATGKLDARVRLVISNRPGVQGIARAEAAGVPTRVVNHKDYESRQAFDAAMVDALRTHGASWIVLAGFMRIVTPVLLDAFPHRVINIHPSLLPAFPGVSAQAAALAHGVRIAGCTVHLVDSGTDTGPILGQAAVPVFEDDTEASLSERILHREHELLVHVLSAIAQDKLVVETNPRDGNRIRARLGGLPAALGVEHAFLGHRTEDST encoded by the coding sequence ATGCCGCTCGACCTCGGTGTCCTCATCTCTGGCCGTGGATCCAACCTCCAAGCCATCCTCGACGCCATCGCCACGGGGAAGCTCGACGCCCGCGTGCGTCTCGTCATTTCGAACCGACCCGGGGTCCAGGGGATCGCTCGTGCTGAAGCCGCAGGCGTGCCGACGCGCGTGGTGAACCACAAGGATTACGAGTCGCGTCAAGCTTTCGATGCCGCGATGGTCGATGCGCTGCGCACGCACGGCGCTTCATGGATCGTGCTCGCCGGATTCATGCGCATCGTCACCCCCGTGCTGCTCGACGCATTCCCGCACCGCGTCATCAACATTCATCCATCGCTTTTGCCAGCGTTTCCCGGCGTATCCGCACAAGCCGCAGCGCTCGCGCATGGCGTGCGGATTGCCGGCTGCACCGTGCACCTCGTCGATTCGGGCACCGATACCGGTCCCATTCTCGGGCAAGCCGCCGTGCCCGTGTTCGAAGACGATACCGAAGCAAGTTTGTCCGAACGGATTCTCCATCGTGAACACGAACTGCTCGTGCACGTGTTGTCGGCCATTGCGCAGGACAAACTCGTCGTCGAGACAAACCCTCGTGACGGAAATAGAATTCGCGCACGCCTTGGTGGTTTGCCCGCGGCGCTCGGGGTCGAACACGCTTTTCTTGGCCATCGCACCGAGGACTCGACGTGA
- a CDS encoding UvrD-helicase domain-containing protein, protein MLVLAGAGSGKTRVVTERIARLLERGVSPQNILAMTFTNKAAAEMHERVVRIVGAKAGKDLRVCTFHRFGLETLGAEVRALGLRGSSFAIFDQADATSAIREILREIRAGKNFDIGAILARISAAKNDFLEPEEWLEKQRKSRGVDDYDEISMLVYPKYLAALRAFQAYDFDDLICELVKLWKRRTDVLEKYRMRYRYLMIDEYQDTNHAQLELVLQLGGSHRNVVVVGDDDQSIYSWRGADVRNILEFEEHFPGAKVVKLEHNYRSRAPILTLANAVLARTTGKRHKKTLLATRGEGPGVLVVAAADPDVEASYVAAQAQELIEKHGVRPKDIAVLYRSNLQAQPIESALKERSIPMRMIGGQQFFERKEVKDLIAYLKCVLVPSDEMSLRRIINYPARGIGEAALTKLLNHATAHDLSLWTVVQRAHAVRDLPPVALDGCRKLVRIIEGGRLAFEQREPSATVAQKICDAVGLKEDIMVGSANPQVAARRWGNVEGLFKLFARRDEQGKGDREKFAEFLRLLALRTDEDEAEATDKVTLTTMHGAKGLEFPYVFLIGVEEGFCPHARTTNERATDFIAGDGDAAVSLEEERRLFYVGVTRAKEKLVISRCKTRGQRGKVVPRTPSRFLLELPKELYEEREENAPVAPALEKTRAGAAGILAMLQQLPPAELPMIPRRPRY, encoded by the coding sequence ATGCTCGTGCTCGCGGGGGCAGGTTCCGGCAAAACGCGCGTCGTGACCGAACGCATCGCGCGACTGCTCGAACGGGGAGTGTCTCCGCAAAACATCCTCGCGATGACGTTCACGAACAAGGCCGCCGCCGAAATGCACGAACGTGTCGTGCGCATCGTGGGCGCCAAAGCAGGCAAGGACCTGCGCGTGTGTACGTTCCATCGTTTCGGCCTCGAAACGCTCGGAGCGGAAGTCCGTGCGCTCGGCTTGCGAGGTTCCTCGTTTGCCATCTTCGATCAAGCCGACGCGACGAGCGCCATTCGCGAAATTTTGCGTGAAATCCGCGCAGGGAAAAACTTCGACATCGGCGCCATTTTGGCGCGTATATCGGCCGCAAAAAACGATTTTCTGGAGCCCGAAGAGTGGCTCGAAAAACAGCGCAAAAGCCGCGGCGTCGATGATTACGACGAAATCAGCATGCTCGTCTACCCCAAGTACTTGGCGGCACTCCGCGCATTCCAAGCCTACGACTTCGACGACCTCATTTGTGAACTCGTAAAATTGTGGAAAAGGCGCACGGACGTCCTGGAAAAATATCGCATGAGATACCGGTATCTCATGATCGACGAATACCAGGACACGAACCACGCGCAGCTCGAGCTCGTTTTGCAGCTCGGCGGAAGCCATCGGAATGTCGTGGTCGTCGGCGACGACGATCAATCCATTTATTCGTGGCGTGGGGCCGATGTTCGCAACATCCTCGAATTCGAAGAACACTTTCCCGGCGCGAAAGTCGTCAAGCTCGAACACAATTACCGTTCACGCGCACCCATTTTGACATTGGCCAATGCGGTGCTCGCGCGTACGACGGGCAAACGTCATAAAAAGACGTTGCTGGCCACGCGTGGCGAAGGTCCGGGCGTGCTCGTCGTGGCCGCGGCAGATCCGGACGTCGAAGCGAGTTACGTCGCAGCGCAGGCGCAAGAGCTCATTGAAAAGCATGGCGTTCGTCCGAAAGACATCGCCGTTCTGTATCGATCGAACTTGCAGGCGCAACCCATCGAAAGCGCGCTCAAGGAACGCTCGATTCCCATGCGGATGATCGGTGGACAGCAATTCTTCGAACGCAAAGAAGTCAAAGACCTCATCGCGTATCTCAAATGCGTGCTCGTACCGAGTGATGAAATGTCGCTCCGGCGCATCATCAATTATCCGGCTCGGGGTATTGGCGAAGCGGCATTGACAAAATTGCTCAATCACGCAACGGCCCATGATTTGTCGCTGTGGACCGTGGTTCAACGAGCGCACGCCGTGCGCGATTTGCCCCCCGTGGCGCTCGATGGTTGTCGCAAGCTCGTACGAATCATCGAAGGCGGGCGTTTGGCATTCGAGCAGCGCGAACCGAGCGCGACGGTGGCGCAAAAGATATGCGATGCCGTGGGCCTGAAAGAAGACATCATGGTGGGTTCGGCCAATCCGCAGGTCGCTGCGCGGCGCTGGGGCAATGTCGAAGGGCTGTTCAAGCTATTTGCGCGTCGTGACGAACAAGGAAAAGGCGATCGCGAAAAATTCGCCGAATTTCTGCGGCTTCTCGCATTACGCACGGACGAAGACGAAGCGGAAGCCACGGACAAAGTCACGCTCACGACGATGCACGGTGCCAAGGGGTTGGAGTTTCCGTACGTATTCCTCATCGGCGTCGAAGAAGGGTTTTGTCCGCATGCGCGCACGACGAACGAACGCGCGACCGATTTTATCGCGGGCGATGGTGACGCGGCGGTGAGCCTCGAAGAGGAGCGGCGGCTCTTTTACGTCGGCGTGACGCGGGCGAAGGAAAAATTGGTCATTTCGCGGTGCAAAACGCGAGGTCAGCGGGGCAAAGTCGTTCCGCGAACGCCGAGCCGTTTTTTGCTCGAGCTGCCGAAGGAGCTTTACGAAGAACGGGAAGAAAATGCGCCCGTCGCCCCGGCGCTCGAAAAGACACGAGCAGGCGCGGCTGGAATTCTGGCGATGTTGCAGCAGCTTCCGCCGGCCGAGTTGCCGATGATTCCGCGCCGTCCTCGATACTGA
- a CDS encoding 4-hydroxy-tetrahydrodipicolinate reductase, producing MRIAISGATGRMGQSITRIAMQEGVTIVGAIASSSSKHIGKDVGDVAGAGHVGVAIGDDVGAALLGADVVIDFSRPEGLSRVLSAARRAGIAVVSGTTRLDAAVDKQLGEAAAAIAVLWAPNTSLGVQVLAELVAEAVRRLGPGFDIEIVETHHKGKVDSPSGTAVRLADAAREARKELRAVHGREGNVGPRAEDEIGVFAVRGGDVIGDHSVHLLGLGERIELTHRATNRDLFARGALRAARFLVGKPAGRYTMADVLG from the coding sequence ATGAGAATTGCGATATCCGGGGCAACCGGGCGCATGGGGCAAAGCATCACCCGCATTGCAATGCAGGAAGGTGTGACGATTGTCGGAGCGATTGCCTCGTCGAGCTCGAAGCATATTGGCAAGGACGTCGGAGACGTGGCTGGGGCGGGTCACGTTGGTGTGGCGATTGGTGACGACGTTGGAGCGGCGCTGCTTGGTGCCGATGTCGTGATCGACTTTTCGCGGCCGGAAGGTTTGTCGCGGGTGCTTTCTGCGGCGCGACGCGCAGGCATTGCCGTGGTCAGTGGCACGACGCGTCTCGATGCGGCCGTGGACAAACAGCTTGGTGAGGCGGCAGCGGCGATTGCGGTGCTTTGGGCGCCGAATACGAGTTTGGGCGTGCAGGTGCTCGCCGAGCTGGTTGCGGAAGCGGTGAGGCGGCTTGGACCTGGGTTCGACATAGAGATTGTCGAGACGCACCATAAAGGGAAAGTGGATTCACCGAGCGGCACGGCGGTGCGGCTTGCGGATGCGGCGCGCGAGGCGCGGAAGGAATTGCGCGCGGTGCATGGGCGCGAGGGCAACGTGGGACCGCGGGCCGAAGACGAGATTGGCGTGTTCGCGGTGCGCGGCGGCGACGTGATTGGGGATCACTCGGTGCATTTATTGGGGCTGGGCGAGCGGATCGAATTGACGCATCGAGCGACGAATCGGGACTTGTTTGCTCGCGGGGCATTACGCGCGGCGCGATTTTTGGTGGGCAAACCGGCTGGGCGCTACACGATGGCGGACGTTCTGGGGTGA
- a CDS encoding 4-hydroxy-tetrahydrodipicolinate synthase: MKAITFSGTFTALVTPFVAGGDAVDFAALEALVEAQIAGGVSGLVPCGTTGESPTLTDEEQTLVIKRVVEVTKGRIPVIAGTGSFSTKKTIAASKSALAAGADGVMVVMPYYNKPSQDGMREHVLAIAREVSCPIVLYNIPGRSVVDLSADTTVQICEKAPHVVALKDATGNVLRCQELKRRLGDRLAILSGDDALTLAFGSVGASGVISVTSNVRPRETSAVTTALLANDYVRARAYHFALVELHGVMFAEPNPAPAKAALASMGRMTDAVRLPLVSASAATKQRVVEALARVDEEFPRLMASAS; the protein is encoded by the coding sequence ATGAAAGCCATCACGTTTTCCGGGACGTTCACTGCGCTCGTGACACCGTTTGTCGCGGGCGGCGATGCGGTCGATTTTGCGGCGCTCGAAGCGCTCGTGGAGGCGCAAATTGCGGGCGGCGTATCGGGGCTCGTTCCGTGCGGCACGACGGGCGAATCTCCGACGTTGACGGACGAAGAACAGACGCTCGTCATCAAGCGAGTGGTCGAAGTGACCAAGGGGCGCATACCGGTCATTGCGGGGACGGGGTCGTTTTCGACGAAAAAAACGATTGCAGCGTCGAAATCGGCGCTTGCCGCAGGAGCGGATGGCGTGATGGTCGTCATGCCCTACTACAACAAGCCCTCGCAGGACGGCATGCGCGAACATGTGCTCGCAATCGCGCGGGAAGTGTCGTGCCCGATCGTCCTGTACAACATTCCGGGGCGTTCGGTGGTGGATCTGTCGGCGGACACGACCGTGCAAATTTGCGAAAAAGCTCCGCACGTCGTGGCGCTCAAGGATGCGACGGGGAACGTGCTGCGATGCCAAGAATTGAAGCGGCGCCTGGGCGATCGATTGGCGATCCTGAGCGGCGATGATGCGTTGACGCTCGCGTTCGGATCGGTCGGAGCAAGCGGCGTCATCAGCGTGACGTCGAACGTGCGACCGCGGGAAACGTCGGCGGTGACGACGGCGCTACTCGCAAACGATTACGTGCGAGCACGGGCGTACCACTTTGCGCTGGTCGAGCTTCACGGCGTGATGTTTGCCGAGCCAAACCCGGCACCTGCGAAAGCGGCGCTTGCTTCGATGGGCCGCATGACGGACGCCGTGCGATTGCCGCTCGTTTCTGCAAGTGCGGCGACGAAGCAGCGCGTGGTGGAAGCGCTTGCGCGGGTCGATGAGGAATTTCCGCGCTTGATGGCGAGCGCATCATGA